Sequence from the Streptomyces mobaraensis NBRC 13819 = DSM 40847 genome:
CGCCCCTGGCGGCTGATGGAGGTCTGCGGCGGCCAGACCCACACGCTGGTCCGCCAGGGCATCGACGAGCTTCTCCCCGCGGGCATGCGCATGATCCACGGGCCCGGCTGCCCGGTCTGTGTCACCCCGCTGGAGACCCTCGACAGAGCCATGGCCATCGCCGCCCGCCCCGGGGTGATCCTCACCAGCTTCGGCGACATGCTGCGCGTCCCCGGCTCCGACACCGACCTGCTCGCCCTACGGGCGCGCGGCGCGGACGTCCGCGTCGTCTACACGCCCATGGACGCCGTCCGGCTCGCCGAGGAGCACCCGGGCCGGGACGTCGTCTTCCTCGCCGTCGGTTTCGAGACCACGGCCCCCGCCAACGCCATGGCCGTGCTGCACGCCTCCCGCCTGGGACTGCGGAACTTCAGCGTGCTGGTCAGCCACGTGCTCGTGCCGCCCGCCATGACGGCGCTGCTGGACTCCCCCGAGTGCGGGGTCGAGGCGTTCCTGGCGGCCGGGCATGTCTGCGCGGTCATGGGGTGGACGGAGTACGAGCCGATCGTGGCCCGCCACCGGGTGCCCGTGGTCGTCACCGGCTTCGAACCGCTCGACCTGCTGGAGGGGATCCTGATGGCCACGCGGCAGCTGGAGGAGGGCCGGGCCGAGGTCGAGAACCAGTACGCGCGGGCCGTCCGCCGCGGCGGCAACGGCGCGGCGCGGGCGGCCGTCGCCCGCGTCTTCCAGGTCACCGACCGCTCCTGGCGCGGCATCGGCGACCTCCCGCGCAGCGGCCTGGAACTCCGCCCGGAGTTCGCCGCCTTCGACGCCGCGCGGCGGTTCGACGTCGACCGGCTGCGCCCGGCGGAGCACCCGGAGTGCGTCGCCGGCGGCATCCTCACCGGCGCGCTGCTGCCCACCGACTGCACGGCCTACGGAACGCGGTGCACGCCCCGCCATCCGCTGGGGGCGCCCATGGTGTCGGCCGAGGGCACCTGCGCGGCGTTCCACGCGGCCGGGCGCGTGGCGGCCGGCGTCACCGGTGTCGTCGGCGTCGGGGAAGGGAACGGTTCATGATCACGGAATGCCCGGTGACCCGCCCGGAGGGCGAGCGCGTCCTGCTCGGTCACGGTGCCGGCGGCCGGCTCACCGCCGAACTCCTGGAGGGCACGGTCCTGCCCGCCTTCGGGGGGCGGGCAGGTCCGCTGGAGGACGCCGCGCTGCTGCCGGGATCCGGCGACCTGGTGATGACGACGGACGGGTTCGTCGTCAGCCCGCTGTTCTTCCCCGGTGGCGACATCGGCTCCCTCGCCATCCACGGCACCGTCAACGACCTGGCCATGCGGGGCGCCGAACCGCTCGCCCTGTCGGTGGCCCTGATCGTCGAGGAGGGCCTGGAACTGGGGCTGTTGGAGGCCGTCCTGCGGTCGCTGGGCGAAGCGGCCCGGGGCGTCGGCGTCCCCGTGATCACGGGGGACACCAAGGTCGTGGGCCGGGGCGCGGCCGACCGGCTGTTCATCACCACGACCGGGATCGGCCGACGCCTCCCCGGGCTCTCCCCGTCCGCCGCCGGCGCCCGCCCGGGCGACGCCGTCCTGCTGTCGGGCCCGATCGGGCTGCACGGCACGGCGGTGCTCAGCACGCGGGAGGGCCTGGGCTTCGAGGCCGACATCGCCTCCGACACCCGTCCCCTGCACCGCCTGGTGGCCGCGCTCGCCCCGCTCGGCGACCGGCTGCGCGTCCTGCGCGACCCCACCCGCGGCGGACTGGCCGCCGCCCTCAACGAAGTCGCGCGCGACTCCGGGGTGGTGATCGACGTCGACGAGCGCGCCGTGCCGGTGCCGCCACCGGTGGCGGCGGCCTGCGACCTGCTCGGGCTGGACCCGCTGCACGTGGCCAACGAGGGCTGCATGACCGTCTTCGTCGCCCCCGACGCCGCCGACGCGGCCCTGGCCGCGCTGCGTTCCCTGCCGGAGGGCACCGGAGCCGTCCGCGTCGGGGACGTCCTCCCCGCCGACGGGCACCCGGGCCGCGTCGTCCTGCGCACCGCCGTGGGAGCCCGGCGCGTGATCGACATGCCGCTCGGCGAACAGCTGCCCCGCATCTGCTGACGCCGCGCCGCGAGGGACCATGGAGGTGGGCCCCGGGGGCGGACGCCCGGACCCTGGAACCGACTGGGGAAGTGAAGCGCGATGTTCTGGTACGGCCATGGCGTCGGGGGCTGGGGCGTCTTCGCGATGACGGTGGGGATGGTCCTGTTCCGGGCGCTGGTCATCGCCGTCGTGGTGCTGCTCTTCCGGGCGCTCGCCCGGCCGCCGCACGGCGGCCGGGGAGCCGACCGCCGGGAGGGCCCGGTATCCGGTCACGCCGAGCGGATCCTCGCGGAGCGGTACGCGCGCGGGGAGATCGACGAGGAGTACGCGCGGCGCCTGGCCACCTTGCGGGGCGCGCACCCGGGCCGTCCGGAGCGGTGACGCTCCGGCGCTGATCGCGCTGCCCCGCCTTCCCCGCCCGCACACCGGGCGCTGGCAGTACGCCTCCGGGAGTGGTGTCCTGGAGGTGCCGGGCATGCGTCGCCTGCGGGGTCGGGGTGTCCGACGGGTTCGCCACCACCGCCGACGGACCGAAGGGACCGGAAGATCATGTTGGAGCACCGCACGGTCGACGAGCTCATGACCCGGAACGTGGTGCGGGTCCGCCCGGACACCCCTTTCAAGGAGATCGTCAAGGAACTCGCCGAGAACGACGTGACGGCCGTGCCGGTCGTCGATCAGGGTGGCCGGGTGGTGGGCGTGGTCTCGGAGGCCGACCTGATGCGCAAGTCGGCCGACCAGCCCGACCCCTTCGGCCGCGTCCCGGTACCGAACCCCGAGGCGTGGGAGCGGGCCAAGGCCGAGGGCGCCCGGGCCGAGGAGCTGATGTCCGCTCCCCCGGTGTGCGCCCGGCCCGAGTGGAACGTGGTGGAGACCGCACGGCTGATGTCGGCGCAGAACGTCAAACGCCTGCCCGTCGTCGACGAGACGGACCGGCTCGTCGGCATCATCAGCCGGGCCGACGTCCTGCGCGTCTTCCTCCGAGAGGACTCCGCCATCCGGGAGGAGATCGAGCGGGACCTGCTCCAGCGGACGATGGGTGTGAGCCCCTCGGCCGTCCGCGTCGAGGTGTCCGAAGGGCAGGTCCGGCTGACCGGTGACGTCGAAGCCCGGAGCATGATCCCGGTCATCGAGCGGCTGTGCCGCTCCGTCGACGGCGTCGTCTCCGTCCACCAGCGCCTCGCCTACGCCTCCGACGACACCGGAGGCGGCTTCCCCCGGGGAGCCGGCGGTGCCTGACACGCCGCGTACCGTCGGCGACGTCATGACCCGGACGGTCGTGGCCGTCAGCGCGGAGACGCCCTACAAGGAGATCGCCGGGGCCCTCGCGCGGTGGAAGGTCAGCGCGCTGCCCGTACTGGCCGGCGAGGGCCGGGTCATCGGCGTCGTCTCGGAGGCGGACCTGCTGGTGAAAGAGGAGTACAAGGGCCGCGAGCCATCCGCCGTGGACCGGCCGGAGCGACTCGGCGACCCGGCCAAGGCGGCGGGCCGGACGGCGCAGGACCTGATGAGCGCACCCGCGATCACCGTGCACGCCGATGCGCCCGTCGCCGAGGCCGCCCGGGCGATGGCGCTGCGGGGCGTCAAACGCCTTCCGGTGGTCGACGCCGAGGGGAAGCTGGTGGGCGTCGTCAGCAGGGCCGACATCCTCAAGGTCTACCTCCGCGCCGACGAGGACATCGCCGCCGAGGTGCGCGACGAGGTCGTCGCCCGCCTCTTCCCCCACGAGCACCCGACGGTGGAGGTGCGCGTGGACGAGGGCGTCGTCACCCTGTCCGGACAACTGCCCGACGCCGGGATGGTGCCGCTCCTGGTCCGTCTGGTCCGGGCTGTGGAGGGCGTGGTCAACGTCGACCTCCGCCTCGTCGGGGTCGGGGGCTGAAGCGGCCGGCGTCTTCCGCCCACTGTTTCCGGGCGCGAACGGCGGCGCGGCGCCGGCACGGGCCGGTGGTCTCCGGTGCTCCGGACGGCGGGGCACCGCTCGGCGGCCCCGGGTGGAGCGGACCTGGTCACCGGAACGGCCGAACACGTCACCGACACGCACACGATCGAAGACCTGGTCACCCGGCCCGGCGCACGCCCCTGGACCGGAGGCCGACGCGACCTGTGGGTCCGGCTCCGGCCCGGCGAGGTGACCGGACGCACCATCCGCACAGGGTGAATGGCCGGGGGCCGACGCCTCAGAACCTCAGTGTCCTGGTCTCACCGGGTGCGACGGTAAGTGAGCGGCCCGGGAGGACGACCCTGATCGGCAGTTGCTCGGAGTCCGGCACGCCGATCGTCAGTTCTCCGCTCCGGACGCGCAGCCGGACCCCCCAGTGGCCCCGGTAGCGGAGGGTGAAGGAGAACTCCGACAGCTCCGGCAGTTCCACGGGGTCGAGCCACAGGGCGTCCTCGCGGGTCTCCAGCCCGGTCAGGCCGCGCTGGACCAGGTCGAGGGTGCCGCCCATCGCTCCGAGGTGGACGCCTTCCGACGTGGTGCCGCCCTGGAGGTCGGCGATGTCGCCCTCCAGCGCCTCGCGGACGTACCGCCAGGCGTCGGCGCGCCGGGCGCGGGCCAGGACCCAGCCGTGCACGACCTCGCTGAGGGTGGAGCCGTGGCTGGTGCGCCGCAGGTAGTAGTCGACGGTGCGCCGCCACAGCTCGTCGTCGAGCGGGTGGCCCAGGCGGTGGAAGAGGGCGGCGAGTTCGGCCGGGGAGAAGAGGTAGCCGAGCATCAGCACGTCCGCCTGCTTCGAGACCTGGTACCGGTTGACCGTGTCCCCCTCGGCCTCCAGGACGCGGTCCAGTCGGCGGATGTCGCCGTACCGCCGCCGGTAGCGCTCCCAGTCCAGTTCGGCCAGGTCGCCGTAGCCGTGGAACTGGCTGACGACGTCCCGGTGGGACGGGTCCTGGTGGAAGGGCACGTACAGGCGTCGGGAGACGTCCTCCCACAGCGGCGGCTCGCCGAGGTCGAGAACGCCGCGTTCGACGAGCTCCTGCCGGCGGCGGGCGGGCAGGCCGCGGACGAGGTCGAGGGCGCGGGCCAGGACCCAGGCGGCCGTGACGTTGGTGTACGCGTTGTCGTCGATGCCGGGCCGGTCCACGCCCGGGTAGGCGTCGTGGTACTCGTCCGGACCCATCACCCCGCGGACGCGGTAGCGGCCGGTCCCGGGGTCGGGGACGGCGGCGCTCGCCCAGAAGCGGGCGATGCCCAGCAGCATCTCCGCGCCCTTGCCGTACAGGTACTCCAGGTCGCCGGTGGCCTGGGCGTATTGCCAGACGTTGTAGGCGATCGCCGAGCCGACGTGGCGCTGGAGGCGGGTGTGGTCGGGCAGCCAGCGGCCGGAGCGCGGGTTCAGGTGCAGCCGCTGGCTCTCCTCGCGCCCGTCGCTCCCGCTCTGCCACGGGTACACGGCCCCCGCCAGCCCCTCGTCCCGAGCCGCCCGGACGGCCCGCGGCAGGCGCCGGTGACGGTAGTCCAGCAGTGCCCGGGAGACCTCGGGGAAATGGAGGTTCAGGTACGGCAGCACGAACAGCTCGTCCCAGAAGACGTGCCCCCGGTACGCCTCCCCGTGCAGCCCGCGCGCGGGAACGCCGACGTCCAGATCGGCCGTGTGCGGGGAGAGGGTCTGCAGCACATGGAAGAGGTGCAGGCGCAGCACCCGGCCCGCCTCGCCGGGCACATCGAACTCGGCCCGGCGCCACAGCTGCTCCCAGGCGGCGGTGTGCGAGCGCAGCAGCTCGGGGAAGTCCGGCGCGGCGGCGACCCGTTCCACGGCGGCGCCGAGGGGGTCGGCGATCGCCCGGTCCCGGGAGGTGTGCAGGGCGACGGTCTTGGTCAGCGCCACCGGCACGTCCGCCGGCAGCAGGAGGACGAAGCGGTGCCCGGCGTAGTGCCCGACCGCCGTGCGTTCGGCCGGCGCCGGCTCCGGCCCGTCGGCATCGGCCCGCTGGGCCATGCCGACACCGATGTCGGAGGTCTTGGTGCGGCAGTGCAGCCACACGATCCCCGGATCCGCCGTCCCTGTGCGCACGCCGGCCAGGTGACGGCGCTCCAGGGCCCGGTAGCGGTGGACATTGGCGTTGGTCACGTTCCCGTCCAGCCCGGCCTCCACCTCGGCCCGCCCGGGACGCCCCTCGGCCGTGAAGACCGTCCGCAGCGCGGCCAGATGCGGATCCCCCATGTGCACCAGCCGGCACTGTTCCACCCGCAGCGTCCCTCCGTCGTCCGTCCGGAGGCGGAAGGAGCGGGTGAGGGTGCCCCGCCGGATGTCGAGGGTCTGCCGGTAGTCCTCGGTGTGGCAGCGGTCGGGTGTGAACCAGGGCCCGGGCGCGTTGTCGGTGGGCAGCGGCCGGAAGCGCAGGGGCAGCCAGTCGGGCAGGTTCACCAGGTCCTCGTTCTCGACCTGCCGGCCCGCGACCGTCGAGACGAGGCGGTCGTAGCACCCGGCCACGTAGGTGCCCGGGCAGTGGACCAGCCCGCCCCGGCACTCGGGGGCCGCGCCGCGCGTCGCGAAGTAGCCGTTGCCGAGGGTGTGCAGCGCCTCGCGCAGGCGCTCCGCCGCCGGATCGTACCCCTCGTACTCCCAGGCCCACTCCCGCATCACCGGCCTCGCTTCCGTCGTGTCCCAGGGGGCGGCCTCTGCCTCGGTGGCCGGCTGCTCACCCGGAGCCGCACGCGCAGTCGGACACCTTCACTGCCGGCCTTCGGGCGCGTGACGCCACGGTGACCGGCGTCTGCCCCACGATGGTCACCTCTCCGCCGCTCTCTCGTACCGCCGGATCGTCGCGCGGCTCCTCGCCTCCAGCCTGGGTCCACCCGAGCGCCCCGGCCACCCGGACCTTCCTCGCCGTGCGCCGTAGGCCGACGCGGAGCGGTAGTAGCGCGGCATCATGCCACCTTGCGAGTGACCGACGATGTCGACCTGCCGGGTGTGCGTCGTCGCGAGGACCCCGTCGACGAACGTGGCGAGTTCACGGGCCGACCGGGCGTCCGGCCCGGTGTTCGCCGGTGCCGTGGGCGCCGTCGCCGTGGCGGTGACCGTCGTCGGCACCGGCCGGGAGGGCCGGACCGAGCACGGCGGTCGAGGCGACGATCAAACCGAGGGCAGGCGTGGTGATGCGCTGGAACACGGTTCTCCTGGTTCTCCACTTGGGCGGTGCCGGCTGAAGCGCAAGCCCAGACGGCAGCGTTCATACGCTTAACCCTTGAGAGGGATTCCGGTCTGCCGGAGTCGAGGTAAACCCACCGCCGGAACGCAGCGGCTGCCGGCCCGTTGACGGGAGGGCGTGAGGGTCCGCCCGGGTTCGCGCGGAGTGTCCGGACAACGGCGGTGGCGGGTATCCGGGCGAGGGGCGGCGGCCCACGGCCGCGCCTTCACCGCTACTTCGCCGTGGGCGCGATCGTGTGGCCCCCGCAGCGAGGGTCTCGCTCGCGTGCGAACAGGGCGCGCCCGAATGCCCCCGTTCCCCGGAACTGATCGGGCGGCATCCTCCATGATGGGGACCGCCCGGCGCAACGGATCAAGGAACGCGGGAGGTGCGCGCATGGTGGTGGAAGCCGGTACGCGGCAGGAGGAGCACGTCGTAGGGCGGGTGTGGACGGTGCGGCTGGACCCCTACGGCCGCCCTTCCGCCGGTGCGGTGAGAGTCTCCTGCTCGCGCCCGGCCTGCGCCGATCAGTGCTTCCCCGGCGGCACCGCTGACGGGCGCAAGGCCGCGGTCGGCCACGTCAACGCGCATCTCGCCCGCATCCGCGCGGGTGGAGGGCCGCGCGGTGAAGCGCGGTGTGCCTGCCGCGCGGCCGACTGCGCGTGGCACACCCCCGATCCCGCCGCCGGACGGTCCGGCGGTACGCGATCGGGGCCGGGGCCGACGCGGTGCGGCGGCCCGGTGGTGTTGACGGTGTACGCCGACCGTGCCGGACGGCTGTGGCGCATCGCGGAGATGTGCGCGCGCTGCGCGGCCGCCACCCCCGACTGCCGTGTCCTGGACACCGCCCCGCCCCCGGCCCGTACCGCCCCCGCCGGGGGGGAACAGGCGGCAGGGCAACCGGCGGAGCAGGGGAGAGCGGGCGGCACGCCACGGGAGGGTGTGGCAGCGGTCTTCTCCGACCAGGGCCCTGTCCCCGCCGGTGCGTCGCCGTCCGCGGCCTCCTCGCCGGCGCCGGTCCCTCGTGCCCGCCGGGGCGCCTCATCGGGTGGGGCGCCCCGGCGGGCGAAGCGGTGGGGGAAGATCGCCCAGCGGATCGTGCCCCCGGATCTCGAGCCCGACGTGCTGCGCCTGGAGCTCGTCGAGCTCGGGGACGCGTTCCGCGCCTACCAGCAGCGCGCCGAGCCCGACCTCGCCCTCCTCGCCGAACTCCATGAGCGCAAGGCCCGCGCCTTCGCCCTGTGGGCCGACGTGAGCGGCGACGACTCGCTGCGCCACGAGGCGCAACGCGCCGAGGCGGCCGTGCAGGCCACCCTCGAGATGCACGCCAACCGTTGCGGTCTGCCCGTCGACGGCGCGGGCGGCGACGGGCCGGCGGTGGAACGGCTGCTGACCCGCCCCCAGGCCGAGCACGCCCGCACGGTGCTGGACTACGTCGCCGCCCACGCCCCGCACCCGGGGGCCGAGGTGCGCCTGGCGGTGCTCATGCTCATCCTGCGGGCCGCGAAAGCCGGCACCGGGAACGTCACCGGCCAGGACCTCACCGGCTGGCTCGGGGACGATGCCGAGCGGGTGGTCCGGCAACTGGTCGAGGCCGACTGGCTGCGCCTGCCCGGCACCGTCGCCGAGCTGCTGGCCTCCCGCCCCGAAGACCCCACCGCCGTCACCGTCCCCGCGCTGCTGCCCGACCGGCCCCGCCCGTTCGACTTCGGCAAGACCACCCGCGCCAGGATCTCCGGCTGGGCCCAGAAGGTGGTGGGCGACCGGAAGCTCCGCAAGAAGAAGGCCACCGCCGTCACCCGGCTCCTTGCGCTGTACACCGTCGCCCACACCCGCCCCGACGGACGGCTCGGACGCGCCGAGGACGACGGGCTCGCCCTGGACCAGGTCGCCGCGTTCTGCTCCCTGCCCCCCGACCGGATCGGCGAACACACCGAACGACTCCTCGCCGCCGACTGGCTCACCGAGGCCGACACCACCGGAGACCGGCTGCGCGGACAGCTCGCCGAGCGAGCCCTGCCGCTGTCGGGGATGCTGTGAACCCGCGGCAGGAAGGGCTGAGTTGACGCCGCTCTCGGGCGGGAGAGTTCCCGCATCGCGGCGCTCTGCCGCTCCGCCGCCTTCGCGACGGCCGGGTCCGCCCGGCGCGGCGGCGCCTTCCGGTGCGCGGTGAGCACGTGGTGGTACCCGGCCAAGGCGTTCTCCCGGGTACGCACCGGGCCCTGTCGGGCACGGCCGCGGGCATCGGATCGGAGTCGCCCGGCTCGGGCACCGGCACTGCGCCGGGTGGCAGGATCCGCGGGGCGCGGACGCCTGTGCGAGCGGCCGACGTGTCGGCGGCGGCAGAGGCGCCTCGCCCTCGTGACGGCCGCGCGGCGACGCCCTGCGTCCCGGCCGGCCGAGCGACCCGCTCGGCTGCCGGACGCCGGACGCGGGCGAGGAACCGGCGGCGGCACGGCGACTCCCCGGTGAGTTCACTCGCTGGCCGCTGTCGGTCGGCCGCTCGACGGCGGCCAGGCCGCCCCGGCGGACCCGACACGGCGCAAGGCCCGCCTGGCGCCCGGCCCGGGCCGGAACCGGCGGACGTGTTGCGCGCCGTCGGCGAGCTCGCGTCCGCCGTCGGAGGGGCCGGCTCACGGCCCGTCGTCCGTCGGCGCCGGGGCGGGAGTGATGCGCAGGGCCGCCACCAGGTCGCGGTAGAGCGCGTCCCGGCCGAGCAGTTGGGTGTGGGTGCCCAGGGCCCGGAGGCGGCCCCGGTCCAGGACGAGGATCCGGTCGGCGTCGCTGACGGTGGAGAGGCGGTGGGCGATGGTGACGACGGCGCGCCGGGCGGCCGTGTGGCGGACGACGTCGCGTACGGCGACCTCGGTGAGGCCGTCCAGTTGGGCGGTGGCCTCGTCGAGGAGCAGCAGGTCGGGGTCGCCGACCAGGGCGCGGGCCAGGGCGATGCGCTGGCGTTCGCCGCCGGACAGGGCCGTGTCCGTCAGGACGGTGTCGAGTCCGTCGCGCAGGGCGCGTGTCCGGTCCTCCAGCCGTACGGCTCGGAGGACGGTCCAGAGTGTGTCGTCGTCGACTTCCCGGTGCCGGCAGAGCAGGTTCTCCCGGAGGGTGCCCGGGAGCAGCGGGGCGTCCTGTTCGACGTAGGCCATGCGGGCGCGGATCGCGTCCAGCGGCCATTGGGCGAACGGCCTTCCGTCGAGGGCGAGTTCTCCGTGCTGCGGCTGGAGGAAGCCCAGCAGCAGGGAGAAAAGGGTGGTCTTGCCCGCGCCGGAGGGGCCGACGACGGCGGTGTGGCCGCGGCGGGGGATGCCGAAGGTGATGTCGCTGAGGGTCGGGGGGCCGTCCGGGCGGTGGCGCGCCGTGACGTTCCGGAAGGTCACGATGTGGTGGCCGATGGCGCCGCGAGGCGCCGGTGCCCGGGGTGTGGACAGTGGCTCCGCTTCCATCGTCTGCACTTCGCCGATGCGGGCGGCGGCCGCCGTTCCGGCCTGGAACTGGCTGACGGTACGGGTGAGGCTGGTCACCGGGTCCAGGATCTGGAAGGCGTAGAGCAGGAAGGCGACGAGGCTGGAGACCGGCAGTACGCCCTCCGTCACGCGCCAGGCGCCCAGGGCGAGGACGGCCAGGATGGCGATGTGGATACCGCCGGTGGCCACGGTCCAGGCGACGGCCTCGAAGCGGACGGCCCGGATGCTCTGGCGGGTCGATTCCCGCGCTTCGGCCAGGATCTTGGCGCACTGCCGGTCCTCCGCCCGCCCGGCCTTGACCGTGCGGATGGCCCGCAGCGTCCCTTCGAGCACGCCGCCCAGGCGGCCCACGGCCGCCTGGGCCTCGCGCTGGGCGACCGCCATGGGGGGCATCAGGACGGCGACCACGGCGCCGATGACCGCGATGGCGCCGAGGGTGGTGGCCAGCAGGACCCAGTCGAGCGTGCCCATCAGGACGAGGGCGCCGACGAGCAGCACCGCCGCGTTGACGAGGTCGACGGCGGACGTCGCGGCGGCTTCGCGCAGCAGCAGGGTGTCGGAGGTGACGCGGGTGACGATCTCACCGCTGGAGCGGCCGGACAGTGCCGTCACCCGGGCCCCCAGCAGCCGCCGGACCATGGCGCTGCGGGCGTCGAGCACGATGCGTTCGGCCAGACCGCCCAGCAGGATCCACTCGGCGAGGGCGCAGCCCGTGCCGACGAGCAGCAGGGCCACGAGCAGGGCGATGGCCGGGCCGACCGGCGCTTGCGCATCCAGGCCGTCGAGGACGCCCTTGGTGACCAGCGGGGTGGCGAGCTGGGCCATGGTGGTGCCGAGTCCGAGTACCAGGCCCAGCAGGAGCGCGCGGCGGTGCGGGCGGACGAAGCGCCACAGGACGCGGGCGTTCCGCCACCGCTCGTCGGGACGGGACGGCGCTTCCTCCTCCGGCGCGTCCTCCCCCGGCGCGGGCGGGTGCGTCACAGCAGGGGGAAGGCGTAGGAGAAGCGGTTGAGGTGCATCATCATGCACGACAGCAGCGCCCCGCCCTTGTGGTACTCGGACAGGTTGAAATACGTCACTTCGAAGGCCGCCCGGGAGGCGATGTCCTCCAGCGCGCGGTTCTTCCGCACTTCGGAGTCGTACTCCTCCGTACCGGACTTGAGGTCGTGGATGTGGGAGGAATTGAGGAGCACGTTGTTGAGCCGCACGGAGTTGCAGATGCCCGTGTAGGTCTCGTCCTCGCCGACGTCGATGATCTCGGTGTGCTTCTCCAGTTCGCGGATTTCCGCCCGGTCGTAGAGCGAGGTGCAGACCAGCGTCTGCTGGGGGGTGAGGGGGAAGACCGTGCAGTCGAGGTGGTACATACGGGGATCGGTCATACGGAGCTTGACGACCTCCATTCCGAAGGCGCGCTCCATCCAGTCGTAGGTCTCCCGGTCGGAACGCTGGCCGTAGCCGCCCGCGTAGACGTTTCCGTGCAGGTGTTTGAGTTCCGCCTCCCCCTCGAAGTGCGTCTCGGGGACGTGGGTTTCGTAGCCCATCGCCTCGAAGAACCGCTCGCCGACGGGGGTTTCCGCCTGCCGGGGTGGTGAGGTGTAACGGGATATGACGACGGTGTTCCGGTCGGGGAGGTGCTCAAGCACGATGCCGAGGTTGGCCGTGAAGACGAGGTCCTGGAGGCCGGTGGTACGCGGGGTGGGCAGGAGGGCGACGAGGGCCTCGGCGGCCACATAGTTGTAGAGGTCCAGGAATTGGGCGAACGCGCGGGACGGGTCGGGGACCCGTTCCTCGTCGGTCAGGTCCTCCATCCAGACATTGTTGGCGACGTCACAGGAGTAGGAGAAGGGCGCGTTCATCAGGAAGGCCGGCCGGCCGAGCTGGCCCGGGTTGGCCGGGCGGGCGGTCAGGTGCTCCCCGGGCTCGTCGGACGTCTGGGCGGCCAAGACCGGATCGGACATGAGTGCGTCTCCTTGATCGGGGCGGGGGCGCTCGGTCAGACAGGAGCGGACACGGTCAGCTCATGGCCTTCCGGGAGCGTGATCACGAATTCGGACCGTCCCCAGGGCCGCCGCGCCGGCGGCCCGTCGACCCGCGCCCCCGCGTCGACGGCCCTGCGGTGGAGGGAGTCCGCGGTGCCGGCGGCGTCGAGGTGGAGACGGACGGGCTCCACCGGCCCCGGGCCGGGCACGGCCGCGAGCCGGAACCGGGGGCCGGCGCTCCACGGCGTCAGGGCGGCTTCGGCGAACTCCGGCGGGTCACCGATGGCGAAGGCGGTACGGGCGCCCAGCGCGGCCTCGACCAGCCGCAGGGTGGCGGCCACGTCCCGTACCGGCAGTTCCGTGATCACGGCGAGGGTCGTCAGGGGTTCCTCGGCGCGGGCCTTTCCCAGGACGACCATCTCGTGCGGCCCGGGGCGGTGGGGGTAGTGCTGGGCGAGCCGGGCGCGTTCGGTCAGCCCGACGCGGGCCGCCACGGCGAGGGAGCGGCGGTTGCCGGCCTCGATCCACGCCTCGACGCGGTCGAGGCCGCCGTCCTCCAGGGCGTGGCCGACGACGGCTGCGGCGGCCTCGGTGGCGTAGCCGTGGCCCCAGCTGTCCCTGCGGAGCAGCCAGGTCAGTCCGGGCACGTCGGTCCCGCCCAGGAGCCCGGCCATGCCCGGCACGGTGCCGTCAGGGGCCCTGATGGTCCAGAGCCGGGCGCCGGGCGCGGCGGCGCAGGAGGTGAGGTAGCGCTCGGTCTCGGCCGGGTCGGCGCACGCCGGCCGCGTCCACCAGCGCATCACCTCCTCGTCGCCGTAGGCGTGGTGCAGGTGCCGGGCGTCGGCGGCCGGGTCCAGCGGGGTCAGTTCGAGCCGGGCCGTGCGGAGGTGTGCCGTGTGCGCCCGCGGGTGTTCGGTCACCGGCCCGGCTCCTCCGCCGTCCACCCGTCCTCGGTGAGTTCGGCCCGGCTCCCGCCGGTGTCGGTCACGGTCGCGTACAGGGTGCCACCGCCGGCCGGTGGGCCGTCCGGCAGCATGATCTTGCACCGGCGGGCCCAGCCCGGCCCCGAGGGATCGCGTCGG
This genomic interval carries:
- a CDS encoding ABC transporter ATP-binding protein codes for the protein MTHPPAPGEDAPEEEAPSRPDERWRNARVLWRFVRPHRRALLLGLVLGLGTTMAQLATPLVTKGVLDGLDAQAPVGPAIALLVALLLVGTGCALAEWILLGGLAERIVLDARSAMVRRLLGARVTALSGRSSGEIVTRVTSDTLLLREAAATSAVDLVNAAVLLVGALVLMGTLDWVLLATTLGAIAVIGAVVAVLMPPMAVAQREAQAAVGRLGGVLEGTLRAIRTVKAGRAEDRQCAKILAEARESTRQSIRAVRFEAVAWTVATGGIHIAILAVLALGAWRVTEGVLPVSSLVAFLLYAFQILDPVTSLTRTVSQFQAGTAAAARIGEVQTMEAEPLSTPRAPAPRGAIGHHIVTFRNVTARHRPDGPPTLSDITFGIPRRGHTAVVGPSGAGKTTLFSLLLGFLQPQHGELALDGRPFAQWPLDAIRARMAYVEQDAPLLPGTLRENLLCRHREVDDDTLWTVLRAVRLEDRTRALRDGLDTVLTDTALSGGERQRIALARALVGDPDLLLLDEATAQLDGLTEVAVRDVVRHTAARRAVVTIAHRLSTVSDADRILVLDRGRLRALGTHTQLLGRDALYRDLVAALRITPAPAPTDDGP
- the blmB gene encoding bleomycin family antibiotic N-acetyltransferase BlmB — its product is MTEHPRAHTAHLRTARLELTPLDPAADARHLHHAYGDEEVMRWWTRPACADPAETERYLTSCAAAPGARLWTIRAPDGTVPGMAGLLGGTDVPGLTWLLRRDSWGHGYATEAAAAVVGHALEDGGLDRVEAWIEAGNRRSLAVAARVGLTERARLAQHYPHRPGPHEMVVLGKARAEEPLTTLAVITELPVRDVAATLRLVEAALGARTAFAIGDPPEFAEAALTPWSAGPRFRLAAVPGPGPVEPVRLHLDAAGTADSLHRRAVDAGARVDGPPARRPWGRSEFVITLPEGHELTVSAPV
- a CDS encoding dimethylarginine dimethylaminohydrolase family protein produces the protein MSDPVLAAQTSDEPGEHLTARPANPGQLGRPAFLMNAPFSYSCDVANNVWMEDLTDEERVPDPSRAFAQFLDLYNYVAAEALVALLPTPRTTGLQDLVFTANLGIVLEHLPDRNTVVISRYTSPPRQAETPVGERFFEAMGYETHVPETHFEGEAELKHLHGNVYAGGYGQRSDRETYDWMERAFGMEVVKLRMTDPRMYHLDCTVFPLTPQQTLVCTSLYDRAEIRELEKHTEIIDVGEDETYTGICNSVRLNNVLLNSSHIHDLKSGTEEYDSEVRKNRALEDIASRAAFEVTYFNLSEYHKGGALLSCMMMHLNRFSYAFPLL